One Thermodesulfobacteriota bacterium genomic window carries:
- a CDS encoding glycerophosphodiester phosphodiesterase family protein, translated as MNYSLQHKFFKIAHRGASAYEHENTLRSFILAFDMKADMIELDVRMSKDGHLVVIHDSTVDRTTNGRGYVKDMTLAELKKLDAGKGEKIPTLKEVIEVGVKKTKFAIEIKERGTGKKAINLIKEYNLLDDVFIISRNREFLKNVKTLEGGIRTCLITVFSCTSINSGRESLADAIAPFHVFISKGLVKEAQRSGLFLFTRVVDSEKRAQWMKDLGINGIVTNRPDIM; from the coding sequence ATGAATTATTCACTCCAACATAAATTCTTCAAGATAGCCCATCGCGGTGCGAGCGCATATGAACACGAAAATACTCTTCGATCATTTATACTGGCGTTTGACATGAAAGCCGATATGATAGAACTCGATGTCAGGATGTCTAAAGACGGGCATCTTGTGGTTATTCATGATAGTACTGTCGATAGGACTACAAACGGACGTGGTTATGTTAAAGATATGACACTCGCGGAACTAAAGAAACTCGATGCCGGAAAAGGTGAAAAGATACCAACCTTAAAAGAAGTAATCGAAGTTGGCGTAAAAAAAACAAAATTCGCGATTGAAATAAAGGAGCGAGGAACGGGGAAAAAGGCTATAAACCTGATCAAAGAATATAATCTGTTAGATGACGTATTCATTATATCTAGGAACCGGGAATTCCTCAAAAACGTGAAAACTCTGGAAGGCGGTATAAGAACCTGTCTAATCACGGTTTTCTCCTGTACTTCAATAAATTCCGGCAGGGAATCTCTCGCCGATGCTATTGCACCATTTCACGTCTTCATCAGTAAAGGCCTGGTGAAAGAAGCACAGAGGAGTGGTCTTTTTTTATTTACCCGGGTTGTAGACAGCGAAAAAAGGGCTCAATGGATGAAAGATCTAGGAATAAATGGAATAGTTACGAATAGACCGGATATCATGTAG
- a CDS encoding tetratricopeptide repeat protein, translating into MNLITNKATAALLLFLISFFLYSPSLRNDFVWDDIEVIQKSYHSFKASRINNILFPEAKQNKTQRYFRPIIYVSIVTDRELWGINPFGFHLSNLLLNSISTMLLYFLLLLIFAKFSVEGKESISFFTALLFAVYPMHVESVSWIAGRTDILCSIFFILALILHIESYHTISLLILTALSFSLSLLSKEVALSFPVVVISFDLLTRRIRNPYNILRYTVYISLALLYLYLRGRAYINPIEVTDENIHQIAEGKYYFFNIIKTLKVLSSSFFFYISKLVFPFDFNAFITSVPDEFYYFIFSITTILLLFVVAVISIKQGKGLIAFFVIWIFVTLAPSAIVSVTNLASAPLAERYLYIPSAGYCMIVGYLLFEVAKRIGKKKIAFAPIIILISIYLFFTLQRQYVWKDNLSLWKDTAFKSYYHALPHSNYGYALEKAGRTDGAIKQYEIALDPSVSDSNRGRAITATNLGVLYLNKEDYANAERWFGKALKYDPTYGRPYYHMGLLHYIKGELTNSDSEYRIAARYLEKTFEIYRYYPKADLLFAKVYFNLGNNDKAKRHAKKALQGGLSEALSKEAMEILNINDDKSNQKPN; encoded by the coding sequence ATGAACCTGATCACAAATAAAGCGACGGCTGCTTTACTGTTATTTCTAATTTCCTTTTTTTTATACTCGCCCTCACTCAGAAACGATTTTGTATGGGATGATATTGAGGTTATTCAAAAGAGCTATCATAGTTTTAAAGCATCACGTATTAACAACATATTATTCCCTGAGGCAAAACAGAACAAAACCCAACGCTACTTTAGACCCATAATCTATGTATCAATCGTTACAGACCGTGAGTTATGGGGAATAAATCCTTTCGGTTTCCACCTGAGTAATCTCCTACTCAATTCTATCTCCACAATGCTTCTTTACTTTTTACTGCTTCTCATTTTTGCGAAGTTTTCAGTAGAAGGAAAAGAATCTATATCCTTTTTCACCGCCCTACTCTTCGCGGTCTATCCGATGCATGTAGAATCGGTCTCCTGGATAGCGGGAAGGACTGATATTCTCTGCAGCATTTTTTTCATCCTTGCATTAATCCTTCATATTGAATCTTATCATACCATTTCGCTTCTGATACTGACGGCGCTCAGCTTTTCCCTTTCTCTTCTTTCGAAAGAAGTCGCTTTATCGTTCCCGGTTGTGGTGATTTCGTTCGACCTCTTAACCCGAAGGATAAGAAATCCATACAACATATTACGATACACAGTTTACATCTCGCTTGCCCTGCTTTACTTATACTTGCGGGGAAGGGCATACATTAATCCTATTGAAGTTACGGATGAAAATATCCATCAGATAGCAGAAGGTAAATATTATTTTTTCAACATAATTAAAACGCTTAAGGTCCTTTCAAGCTCTTTCTTTTTCTATATTAGCAAACTGGTTTTCCCCTTCGATTTCAATGCTTTTATTACTTCGGTACCAGACGAATTCTACTACTTCATTTTCTCAATAACGACGATTTTGCTGTTATTCGTCGTCGCCGTGATCTCCATAAAACAGGGGAAAGGTTTAATTGCCTTCTTTGTGATCTGGATTTTCGTAACACTTGCACCATCGGCTATTGTTTCAGTCACAAATTTAGCCTCCGCACCCCTAGCAGAGAGATACCTATATATTCCATCGGCAGGTTACTGCATGATTGTCGGTTATCTACTATTTGAAGTGGCGAAAAGAATTGGCAAAAAGAAGATCGCCTTTGCGCCGATCATAATATTAATTTCAATCTATCTATTTTTTACTCTTCAAAGACAGTACGTGTGGAAAGATAATTTGTCACTCTGGAAAGACACTGCATTCAAATCATATTATCATGCACTACCGCATTCGAATTATGGATATGCACTGGAAAAAGCTGGCAGGACCGATGGCGCTATAAAGCAATATGAAATAGCCCTTGATCCAAGTGTCAGTGACTCAAATAGAGGTAGGGCAATTACTGCAACAAATCTGGGAGTCCTATATCTCAATAAAGAAGATTATGCAAATGCGGAGAGGTGGTTTGGGAAAGCCTTAAAGTATGATCCAACTTACGGAAGGCCATATTATCACATGGGTCTTTTACACTACATAAAGGGTGAATTAACAAACTCAGACTCAGAATATAGAATAGCGGCAAGATACCTAGAAAAGACCTTTGAGATATATCGGTATTATCCAAAGGCAGATCTACTATTTGCGAAAGTTTACTTCAACCTCGGTAACAATGACAAAGCAAAACGGCACGCTAAAAAGGCTTTACAAGGCGGTCTGAGCGAAGCTTTATCCAAAGAAGCCATGGAAATCCTAAATATAAATGATGATAAAAGTAATCAAAAACCAAATTAA
- a CDS encoding AMP-binding protein: METIIERLMHWSEIQPQKIALQIKLPAGYERITYRELWEKCRSVAKELKSSGLKPGDHVCLYGENGPGWAISYFAIHISGGVIVPLDAQLGARDSLNIIEYSDSKAIIADNSHLAQLETLFQDEENEVKLFSIEKLSALSKSNDRSDVYNHDPSDTQTIVFTSGTTGEPKGVMLTCENIMSNIQALVRFTEVSSSDNVLSILPLNHAYPCIAGLLSPLFAGATVTFSHSLKSLDLFDAMKETGVTVFPGVPKLFTLLDREIFNRVKSSPIFSRIIFWILYTFAAWVRKTTGIRIGKLIFKRIHGPFGERFRFFASGGAKLDPKVSEHFLNLGFLLVEGYGLTETSAVSTLTPLKAPKSGTAGIPIPGVEIRIDSPDSEGVGEICIKGPNLMKGYYKNEKATKEVLSDGWFHTGDLGMIDSDANILVTGRVKEVIVLSSGKNIYPEEVEKLYEKIPFAKELCVLASYDDSGFVKGLRMVVVPDDQELISRGVFNKRDRISSEITMRGASLPTYMRITELELDDDQLPRTMLGKIRRSEVERHLRERQMVIPTEEISLTPEEKELMQAPSSVRFLKRLQEVAKVSGPFFPSQELSIDLGLDSLTLVQITVVLENEFGLQLKEEDLPNIRNIGDVLKLIRGVRASKIEEPDALLKTLFQPPSKPLDEVFNIKRGVFKRIVMRIVQMVVFIVVKAIFRMRIEGTNKIPKEGPVLLCPNHQSYIDPIVIVAVLPGWILDRLLLTGFSELFKKAPLSWLVRPLRVIPIGSTDTFGDSLELTYDGLKRGMALLLFPEGRRTPTGGIMPARMGVGILSVEARVPIIPILIEGAANTLSPLHPGFRFAKVNIVVGDPIEPPEEENHSRELYQNACERWKEAVEELENRFRRDLEKSKE; encoded by the coding sequence ATGGAAACGATAATTGAAAGACTAATGCATTGGTCGGAAATACAGCCTCAAAAGATTGCCCTTCAAATAAAACTTCCAGCGGGCTATGAGCGTATCACTTATCGTGAGCTATGGGAAAAGTGTCGAAGTGTAGCAAAAGAATTAAAATCTTCAGGTCTCAAGCCTGGGGACCATGTTTGTCTTTACGGTGAAAACGGCCCGGGATGGGCTATCTCCTATTTTGCAATACATATTTCGGGTGGGGTGATTGTTCCTCTGGATGCTCAATTGGGTGCAAGAGATTCATTAAATATTATAGAGTATTCGGACTCTAAAGCTATAATTGCAGATAATTCCCATCTTGCTCAGCTAGAAACGCTTTTCCAGGACGAAGAGAACGAAGTAAAGCTCTTTTCTATTGAGAAACTGAGTGCACTGTCGAAATCGAATGACAGAAGTGACGTATATAATCATGACCCAAGTGACACGCAGACGATTGTGTTTACCTCTGGAACCACCGGTGAGCCAAAGGGGGTGATGCTAACATGTGAAAACATTATGAGTAATATTCAAGCGCTCGTAAGATTCACCGAGGTTTCATCGAGTGACAACGTATTGAGTATATTACCCCTTAATCACGCTTATCCATGCATTGCTGGGTTACTTTCACCACTTTTCGCAGGGGCGACCGTTACTTTTTCTCATTCTCTTAAAAGCCTTGATTTATTTGATGCGATGAAGGAAACTGGTGTGACGGTTTTTCCCGGTGTGCCAAAATTATTTACATTGCTTGATCGGGAGATCTTTAATAGAGTAAAATCATCGCCTATCTTTTCAAGGATTATCTTCTGGATTCTGTACACATTCGCTGCCTGGGTTAGAAAAACGACCGGGATACGTATAGGAAAATTAATTTTCAAAAGGATTCATGGTCCTTTTGGTGAAAGATTTCGCTTCTTCGCAAGTGGTGGAGCAAAGCTTGATCCTAAAGTGTCCGAACATTTTTTAAACCTTGGATTTCTTCTAGTTGAGGGATATGGACTCACCGAAACATCGGCGGTTAGCACGCTTACCCCTCTGAAAGCGCCTAAATCCGGGACTGCGGGCATACCCATTCCAGGAGTTGAAATCCGTATAGATTCTCCAGATTCAGAAGGTGTAGGAGAAATATGCATAAAGGGCCCCAATCTCATGAAGGGTTATTATAAGAACGAAAAAGCGACAAAAGAGGTTTTGAGTGATGGGTGGTTTCATACTGGGGATCTTGGAATGATAGATTCTGATGCGAATATTTTGGTAACAGGTAGGGTAAAAGAGGTAATAGTTCTATCTTCAGGTAAGAACATTTACCCGGAAGAAGTTGAGAAGCTTTATGAAAAAATTCCATTTGCTAAGGAGCTATGTGTTCTTGCTTCATACGATGATAGCGGATTTGTTAAGGGCTTACGAATGGTTGTTGTTCCTGATGATCAGGAGCTTATATCAAGAGGGGTGTTCAATAAACGTGATCGCATAAGCTCTGAAATTACCATGAGGGGGGCCAGTCTTCCCACATACATGCGTATAACGGAGCTTGAGCTAGATGATGATCAACTCCCCAGAACGATGCTCGGAAAGATCAGGAGGAGCGAGGTTGAGAGACACTTGAGAGAACGACAAATGGTTATTCCAACGGAGGAAATTTCACTTACTCCTGAAGAAAAAGAGCTTATGCAAGCGCCGTCATCGGTCAGATTCTTAAAAAGGCTTCAAGAAGTCGCAAAAGTAAGTGGCCCCTTCTTTCCAAGTCAAGAGCTTTCTATAGACCTAGGACTCGACTCGCTTACACTGGTTCAAATCACGGTTGTATTAGAAAACGAGTTTGGATTGCAGTTAAAAGAGGAAGATCTTCCCAACATTAGAAACATTGGGGATGTTCTAAAACTAATCAGGGGAGTGCGCGCTTCTAAAATAGAAGAACCAGACGCCCTTCTAAAAACACTTTTTCAACCTCCGTCTAAACCCCTTGACGAGGTATTCAATATCAAGCGCGGCGTTTTTAAAAGAATCGTTATGAGAATTGTCCAGATGGTAGTCTTCATTGTTGTCAAGGCTATATTCAGGATGAGAATTGAGGGGACGAATAAAATTCCCAAAGAGGGCCCAGTCCTATTATGTCCAAACCACCAAAGCTATATTGACCCAATTGTCATTGTCGCCGTGCTCCCAGGTTGGATTCTTGACCGGCTCTTGCTTACCGGTTTTAGTGAGCTATTCAAGAAGGCCCCCCTTTCCTGGCTGGTTCGTCCATTGCGTGTAATACCGATTGGAAGCACTGATACATTTGGGGATTCTCTCGAACTTACTTACGATGGCCTCAAACGCGGAATGGCCCTTTTACTTTTCCCCGAGGGACGTCGTACACCAACGGGAGGCATTATGCCGGCCAGAATGGGTGTAGGCATCCTAAGCGTTGAGGCTCGAGTACCTATAATCCCAATCCTTATAGAAGGTGCCGCCAACACGCTTTCCCCTCTTCATCCAGGGTTTAGATTTGCAAAGGTAAACATTGTCGTAGGTGACCCGATAGAACCACCCGAAGAAGAGAATCATTCGAGGGAACTATACCAAAACGCCTGTGAGAGATGGAAAGAGGCAGTTGAAGAACTTGAAAATCGATTTAGGCGCGATCTTGAGAAGAGTAAAGAATAG
- the cofE gene encoding coenzyme F420-0:L-glutamate ligase, protein MKSDDNCISIIPIKCLPEIKPGDNLVGKISRAITKEKVQLRNGDILAIAQKIISKAENRLVKVDNITPTSFAISVGKELGKDPKIIEIILGETKRIVKMEKGKFEKGKLIVETRHGIVCANAGVDASNVSGGDKVTLLPKDPDASAKSIVETFKNRFGIDIAVIITDTVGRPWRMGLTEIAIGCWGIKPLKDYRGQKDSKGYELNATIVAVADEIAGAAGLVMKKVGATPVVIVRGLEYDHGGLGAKELIRKPEEDLFR, encoded by the coding sequence ATGAAATCAGACGATAATTGCATCTCAATAATTCCAATTAAGTGCTTACCCGAAATAAAACCAGGAGACAACCTGGTTGGAAAAATCTCCAGGGCAATAACAAAAGAGAAAGTTCAATTACGCAATGGAGACATATTAGCGATAGCTCAAAAGATTATTTCTAAGGCCGAGAACAGGTTGGTAAAGGTTGATAATATAACTCCGACATCCTTCGCAATTAGCGTAGGAAAAGAACTCGGTAAAGACCCGAAAATAATCGAAATAATATTGGGAGAAACAAAGAGAATTGTTAAAATGGAAAAGGGCAAATTTGAAAAAGGAAAATTGATTGTGGAAACGAGACACGGCATAGTTTGCGCCAATGCCGGAGTAGATGCCTCTAATGTGTCTGGTGGTGATAAAGTTACCCTGCTCCCAAAGGATCCGGATGCTTCTGCGAAAAGCATCGTAGAAACGTTTAAAAATAGATTTGGAATAGATATAGCAGTTATCATCACGGATACCGTAGGAAGACCATGGCGGATGGGGCTTACCGAAATAGCGATCGGTTGTTGGGGTATAAAACCTCTGAAAGATTACAGGGGACAAAAGGACTCGAAGGGATACGAACTGAACGCGACAATTGTGGCGGTTGCTGATGAAATTGCAGGAGCAGCAGGTCTAGTCATGAAAAAAGTTGGAGCCACACCAGTCGTAATAGTTAGAGGATTAGAGTACGACCATGGTGGCCTTGGCGCAAAAGAGCTTATAAGGAAACCAGAAGAAGATCTGTTCCGTTAG
- the gap gene encoding type I glyceraldehyde-3-phosphate dehydrogenase translates to MSIKVGINGFGRIGRHILRIGLQRKDIEFVGINDITDGKVLSHLFKYDSIFGPYKGEVKTENGHIIVDGNNIRVFTERDPANIPWEDVGTELVAEASGIFRTKEAASAHLGGSVKKVIITAPASGEVDFTTVMGANHHLYDHSKHNIISNASCTTNCFGMLVKVLHDNFRIKRGEMSTIHSYTNDQRILDAPHKDLRRARAAALSIIPTSTGAAKAIELIFPELKGKLSAVAMRVPTADVSMVDFSCEVGKTTSVEEVNEKFKKASAEELKGYLRYVDQELVSADFIGDPHSAIFDSPLTSVVDSNLVKVMGWYDNEYGYSSRVVDLIQFIGHSK, encoded by the coding sequence ATGTCGATTAAGGTAGGCATAAATGGTTTTGGAAGGATCGGTAGACACATTCTCAGAATAGGCCTTCAAAGGAAGGATATAGAATTTGTTGGTATTAATGATATAACCGATGGTAAGGTCCTGTCCCACCTTTTTAAATATGACTCGATTTTTGGCCCGTATAAGGGAGAAGTCAAAACTGAAAACGGTCATATAATAGTCGATGGGAATAACATAAGAGTCTTTACAGAAAGGGATCCCGCGAACATCCCTTGGGAGGATGTTGGAACGGAATTAGTTGCAGAGGCGAGCGGAATTTTTAGGACAAAGGAGGCCGCATCAGCTCATCTTGGCGGTTCTGTGAAGAAGGTAATAATCACTGCTCCCGCAAGCGGTGAAGTTGATTTTACAACGGTCATGGGTGCGAATCACCATCTATATGATCATTCAAAACATAACATAATATCGAACGCATCATGCACGACTAACTGCTTCGGGATGCTCGTAAAAGTTCTCCATGATAATTTCCGAATAAAGAGAGGTGAGATGTCAACAATACATTCATACACCAATGACCAGAGAATCTTGGACGCCCCGCATAAGGACCTAAGAAGAGCGCGCGCGGCTGCATTATCCATAATACCGACGAGTACTGGCGCCGCAAAGGCTATTGAGTTGATATTCCCCGAACTAAAGGGAAAGCTTAGTGCAGTTGCAATGAGGGTGCCAACAGCCGACGTTTCAATGGTTGATTTTAGTTGTGAAGTGGGAAAAACTACCTCGGTCGAGGAAGTCAACGAAAAATTTAAGAAGGCATCTGCCGAAGAACTTAAAGGTTATTTACGGTACGTCGACCAAGAACTAGTCTCAGCAGACTTCATTGGCGATCCACACTCTGCGATCTTCGATTCACCACTCACCAGTGTTGTAGATAGTAACCTTGTTAAAGTCATGGGTTGGTACGACAACGAATATGGATATTCATCGAGGGTGGTTGACTTAATCCAGTTCATAGGACATAGCAAATAG
- the nifS gene encoding cysteine desulfurase NifS gives MSLIYLDYNATTPMDPRALESMIPYMREYYGNPSSIHSYGSKAKAALDESRERVSELIRTKPKEIVFTSGGSESNNSAIIGAAFALKEKGNHLITTEIEHASILETFRFLGNHGFKLTLLGVDHHGLIDLDELRESITDETILVSVMFANNETGVVMPINEIAALVKEKGIIFHTDAIQALGKMDINLNDISVDMLSVSSHKIYGPKGVGAIYIKTGLRIDPFIHGGGQERGRRSGTENVPAIVGFGKACEIVKEELKSQKSEVRIKGMRDRLHNGITDKIDCLKLNGHPEKRLPNTLNLSFEDVEGESLVINLDLEGIAVSTGSACSEGNVDPSHVLLAMGLSKQQASSSIRFSFGRFNEEKDVDRVLEVLPRIVERIRQVKKSELVKKISA, from the coding sequence ATGAGCCTTATTTACCTTGACTATAATGCAACAACGCCGATGGATCCCCGCGCCCTGGAATCGATGATTCCTTACATGCGAGAGTATTATGGCAACCCTTCAAGCATACACTCGTATGGAAGCAAGGCAAAGGCGGCACTGGATGAGTCTAGGGAGCGGGTTTCGGAGCTCATCCGTACAAAGCCTAAAGAGATTGTTTTTACATCAGGCGGAAGCGAGAGCAACAATTCTGCAATAATTGGAGCGGCGTTTGCCCTAAAAGAGAAGGGCAACCATTTAATTACTACGGAGATTGAACATGCATCAATCCTTGAAACCTTTAGGTTCCTGGGCAATCATGGTTTCAAACTAACCCTTCTTGGGGTAGATCACCATGGCCTCATTGATCTGGATGAGCTTCGAGAATCGATAACAGACGAAACTATTCTTGTCTCAGTAATGTTCGCCAACAACGAAACCGGTGTGGTAATGCCAATCAATGAAATTGCAGCTTTAGTCAAGGAAAAAGGAATCATTTTTCACACCGATGCAATACAAGCACTTGGGAAGATGGATATTAACTTGAATGATATCTCTGTCGATATGCTTTCGGTATCATCCCACAAAATCTACGGACCCAAAGGTGTTGGTGCAATATACATAAAAACCGGGCTAAGAATAGATCCATTTATTCACGGCGGAGGACAGGAGAGAGGAAGGCGTTCTGGTACTGAGAATGTACCGGCGATTGTGGGGTTCGGAAAGGCATGCGAGATTGTTAAAGAAGAACTGAAGAGTCAGAAGTCAGAAGTCAGGATAAAGGGGATGAGAGATAGACTTCATAACGGAATTACAGATAAAATCGATTGTCTAAAGCTAAATGGTCATCCTGAGAAAAGGCTTCCTAACACACTAAATCTAAGTTTTGAAGACGTGGAGGGAGAGTCACTGGTCATCAACCTTGACTTAGAAGGAATAGCTGTATCGACAGGTTCTGCATGCTCTGAAGGAAATGTTGATCCATCCCACGTTCTCCTCGCTATGGGTTTATCCAAGCAACAAGCGTCGTCGTCGATTAGATTCAGCTTTGGTAGGTTTAATGAAGAGAAGGATGTTGACAGGGTTCTTGAGGTTCTGCCCCGGATTGTGGAGAGGATAAGACAAGTTAAAAAGAGTGAGCTAGTTAAAAAGATAAGTGCCTAG
- a CDS encoding decaprenyl-phosphate phosphoribosyltransferase, whose product MKCSFKTYFLVLRTHQWVKNLLVLAPPFFGDVLFSNLDIFLMMVQAFIAFSFASSTVYIINDIFDKQEDIAHPAKKFRPIASDTLDNRSALILACLTFIVSIVLSLSFDKSFIFFLIVYLFLNIAYSLFLQYMVFVDAVSIAIGFLLRVEAGGAASSVNVSSWLIIMTVILSLLLAFGKRRFELGSQEGENRFREVLARYKAVHLDLILVFLGIAAIVSYSLYSFSRGTWGFLMTIPFVCFGVIRYLYLVKTLKMGDPTESFFNDKWLLVCVLIWFLITFIIIYI is encoded by the coding sequence ATGAAGTGTTCGTTTAAAACCTATTTTCTTGTTCTCAGGACACATCAATGGGTAAAAAATCTATTGGTTCTTGCTCCTCCCTTTTTTGGCGATGTGTTGTTTTCAAATCTTGACATTTTTTTAATGATGGTTCAAGCATTCATAGCCTTTTCTTTTGCCTCTTCCACCGTTTATATAATAAACGATATTTTCGATAAGCAAGAGGACATTGCTCATCCTGCTAAGAAATTTCGCCCAATTGCTTCGGATACGCTAGATAATAGATCTGCATTAATTTTGGCCTGTTTGACATTTATCGTATCGATAGTGCTCTCACTAAGTTTCGATAAATCTTTTATCTTTTTTCTTATAGTCTATCTTTTTCTTAACATTGCGTACTCGCTGTTTCTTCAGTACATGGTGTTCGTTGATGCCGTCAGCATTGCTATCGGTTTCTTGCTGAGGGTTGAGGCCGGAGGAGCTGCTTCTTCGGTTAATGTCTCATCGTGGCTTATAATCATGACCGTAATACTCTCTCTACTCCTCGCATTTGGAAAGAGGCGTTTTGAGCTTGGATCGCAAGAAGGAGAAAATAGATTCAGGGAGGTTCTAGCACGATACAAGGCGGTGCATCTTGATCTGATTTTGGTATTCCTCGGGATAGCTGCAATCGTTTCCTATTCTCTCTATTCTTTTAGCAGGGGGACTTGGGGGTTTTTGATGACAATTCCGTTCGTATGCTTTGGCGTCATCCGTTACCTGTATTTGGTAAAAACTTTGAAAATGGGTGATCCCACAGAGTCCTTTTTCAATGACAAATGGCTATTGGTTTGTGTTTTAATTTGGTTTTTGATTACTTTTATCATCATTTATATTTAG
- the argC gene encoding N-acetyl-gamma-glutamyl-phosphate reductase: MDKKKVAVLGASGYTGSELLRFLLIHPNIEITYLTADKHSGRKISDVFPHLTGLIDLELQPLDLNLIPQDLDFVFCALPHGKSASIIKELLSRGLNIVDLGADFRLSHENYRKWYGDHPCPELLPQAVYGISELNKAEIARARLIANPGCYPESAILGIAPVLKNKLIEDDSIIIDSKSGVSGAGRSPDLAYHFCEVNEGVRAYKIGEHRHKPEIDEVLSKYSGLDIEVTFTPHLIPMDRGILSTIYVRLKEEVTTKELLDIYGNFYDGQRFIRIRNENNYPATGEVRGSNFCDIGIKSNPMNKTAIIISVIDNLVKGASGQAIQNMNVMMEFEESLGLDFPPVFP, from the coding sequence ATGGACAAGAAAAAGGTTGCTGTGCTCGGAGCAAGTGGGTATACGGGTAGCGAACTGTTGCGCTTTCTACTGATTCACCCAAATATTGAGATAACATACTTAACGGCGGATAAACACTCGGGCAGGAAGATTTCGGATGTTTTTCCGCATTTGACGGGGTTAATTGATCTAGAACTTCAGCCTCTCGATCTCAACTTAATTCCACAAGACCTGGATTTTGTTTTTTGTGCACTTCCGCATGGCAAGTCTGCGTCAATCATTAAGGAGTTGTTAAGCAGAGGGCTCAATATCGTGGATTTAGGGGCAGACTTCAGGCTCAGTCACGAGAATTATAGGAAATGGTATGGTGATCATCCTTGTCCGGAGCTCCTACCGCAAGCTGTCTATGGAATTTCTGAGCTGAATAAGGCTGAGATTGCCAGGGCAAGGCTTATAGCTAACCCAGGTTGTTATCCTGAGTCCGCAATCCTGGGTATAGCACCGGTACTTAAAAACAAATTAATAGAGGATGACTCCATAATCATAGATTCCAAATCGGGTGTTTCGGGTGCTGGCAGGTCCCCTGATTTAGCATATCACTTTTGCGAGGTTAATGAGGGTGTCAGAGCATATAAGATTGGGGAGCATCGTCACAAACCAGAAATAGATGAAGTCTTATCGAAATATTCAGGACTTGATATTGAGGTTACATTTACACCTCATTTAATTCCAATGGATAGGGGAATACTTTCGACTATCTATGTAAGACTCAAAGAAGAGGTTACTACAAAAGAGTTGTTAGACATTTATGGCAATTTCTATGATGGTCAAAGATTTATAAGGATCAGAAACGAAAACAATTATCCAGCGACTGGCGAGGTGAGGGGATCTAACTTCTGTGATATTGGAATTAAATCAAATCCGATGAACAAGACGGCTATTATTATTTCTGTTATAGATAATCTGGTTAAAGGAGCATCCGGTCAGGCCATTCAAAATATGAACGTTATGATGGAATTTGAAGAATCACTGGGGCTTGATTTCCCGCCGGTTTTTCCGTAG
- the epsC gene encoding serine O-acetyltransferase EpsC encodes MGIIREIKSDFRAVFERDPAARTKLEVIFTCSGFQAIFFHRLAHRLWQKRMKLIGKCLSHLSRFTTGIEIHPGAKIGNSFFIDHGMGVVIGETSEIGDNVTIYHGVTLGGTSFTRGKRHPTIENNVTIGAGAKILGPLKIGNNSKIGANSVVIKDVPPNATVVGIPGKIVTKEEFPVYSGLEHNKLPDPEALMLQSLVEQVNNLEERIRTLENELKETKEENRILKIVKTK; translated from the coding sequence ATGGGGATTATCAGAGAAATCAAATCGGATTTTAGGGCAGTATTTGAAAGGGATCCAGCCGCAAGGACTAAATTGGAAGTCATATTCACATGCTCCGGATTTCAAGCAATATTTTTTCATCGCTTAGCACATCGGCTTTGGCAAAAAAGAATGAAACTGATCGGCAAATGCTTATCGCATCTATCTAGATTTACCACGGGTATTGAGATACATCCCGGCGCGAAAATCGGGAATAGCTTCTTTATCGACCATGGGATGGGCGTTGTGATAGGAGAAACGTCTGAGATTGGAGACAACGTGACTATATATCACGGAGTTACTCTTGGCGGTACCAGCTTCACCAGGGGAAAGCGTCATCCAACGATTGAAAATAATGTTACTATTGGCGCAGGCGCAAAAATTTTAGGTCCACTCAAGATTGGGAATAACAGTAAAATCGGAGCAAACTCCGTTGTAATCAAAGACGTACCTCCAAATGCTACGGTCGTCGGAATCCCCGGGAAAATAGTCACAAAGGAAGAATTTCCGGTTTATTCAGGGCTTGAGCACAATAAATTGCCAGACCCGGAAGCACTTATGTTGCAATCGCTGGTAGAACAAGTAAACAACCTTGAAGAAAGAATTAGAACTTTAGAAAACGAACTTAAAGAAACTAAAGAAGAAAACAGGATCTTAAAGATTGTCAAAACAAAGTGA